A portion of the Blautia hansenii DSM 20583 genome contains these proteins:
- a CDS encoding sugar ABC transporter ATP-binding protein: protein MADKKDEVVLSIRNMSKSFGRNRVLDHINLDLKKGTVMGLMGENGAGKSTMMKCLFGTYQKDEGKITLDGREVSFSGPKDALENGIAMVHQELNQCLERNVMDNLFLGRYPVNSAGIVDEGRMKKEASELFRKLGMTVNLTQPMRNMSVSQRQMCEIAKAISYNAKVIVLDEPTSSLTVQEVDKLFEMMRMLKEQGISLIYISHKMDEIFEICDEISVLRDGNLVMTKSSKDTDMNELIAAMVGRSLENRFPPVDNKPKDVILSIQHLSTKFEPHLQDITFDVREGEIFGLYGLVGAGRTELLETIFGIRTRAAGRVYFNNKLMNFNSAKEAMDHGFALITEERKANGLFLKCDLTFNTTIANLPQYKSGIALSDSKMIKATANEIKIMHTKCMGPDDMISSLSGGNQQKVIFGKWLERSPQVFMMDEPTRGIDVGAKYEIYDLIIQMAKQGKTIIVVSSEMPEILGITNRIGVMSNGHLSGIVNTKETNQEELLRLSAKYL, encoded by the coding sequence ATGGCAGATAAGAAAGATGAAGTTGTCTTATCGATACGCAATATGAGCAAGTCCTTTGGTCGAAACCGAGTTCTGGATCATATCAATCTGGATTTGAAAAAAGGAACGGTTATGGGACTTATGGGCGAAAACGGCGCAGGTAAGTCAACAATGATGAAATGTCTTTTTGGAACTTATCAGAAAGATGAAGGAAAAATCACTCTGGACGGCAGAGAAGTCAGTTTTTCAGGACCAAAGGATGCACTGGAAAACGGAATTGCCATGGTTCATCAGGAATTGAACCAGTGTCTGGAACGAAATGTTATGGATAATCTTTTCCTCGGACGTTATCCGGTAAATTCCGCCGGTATCGTTGACGAAGGAAGAATGAAAAAAGAAGCTTCCGAGCTTTTCAGAAAGCTGGGTATGACAGTAAACCTGACACAGCCTATGCGTAACATGTCAGTATCCCAAAGACAAATGTGTGAGATTGCAAAAGCAATTTCCTATAATGCAAAAGTAATCGTACTTGACGAGCCTACTTCTTCCCTGACAGTACAGGAAGTAGATAAATTGTTTGAAATGATGAGAATGTTAAAAGAACAGGGAATTTCTCTGATTTACATTTCTCATAAAATGGATGAGATTTTTGAAATTTGTGATGAGATTTCAGTTCTTAGAGACGGTAATCTGGTTATGACAAAAAGTTCAAAAGATACAGATATGAATGAACTGATTGCAGCCATGGTTGGACGTTCTCTGGAAAATCGTTTCCCACCGGTAGACAACAAGCCAAAGGATGTTATTTTATCCATTCAGCATTTGTCTACAAAATTTGAGCCTCACTTACAGGATATTACCTTTGATGTAAGAGAGGGAGAAATATTCGGACTTTACGGTCTGGTAGGTGCGGGACGTACAGAACTTTTAGAGACTATTTTTGGTATCCGAACCAGAGCGGCAGGACGTGTTTACTTCAACAACAAGCTGATGAATTTCAACAGCGCAAAAGAAGCAATGGATCACGGCTTTGCACTGATTACAGAGGAAAGAAAGGCAAACGGTCTGTTCCTGAAATGTGACTTGACATTCAATACAACCATTGCAAACCTGCCTCAGTATAAATCAGGTATTGCTCTTTCAGACTCCAAAATGATAAAAGCAACTGCCAACGAAATCAAAATTATGCACACAAAATGTATGGGACCGGATGATATGATTTCCAGTCTTTCAGGCGGTAATCAGCAGAAGGTTATTTTTGGAAAATGGCTGGAGCGCAGTCCTCAGGTATTCATGATGGACGAGCCGACCAGAGGAATTGATGTTGGTGCGAAATATGAAATTTACGACCTGATTATTCAGATGGCAAAACAGGGAAAAACGATTATCGTTGTTTCTTCAGAAATGCCTGAAATTCTGGGTATTACAAACCGTATTGGTGTCATGTCTAACGGACATCTTTCAGGAATTGTAAATACAAAAGAGACCAATCAGGAAGAACTTT